In Nonomuraea sp. NBC_00507, the following are encoded in one genomic region:
- a CDS encoding ArsR/SmtB family transcription factor: MRLLPHPATEDIELTEVLRALADPVRLEIVVRLSVAGELTCTVAGDDLGVHKSTASHHYRTLREAGVVLTKQEGRLKFMSLRRDDLESRFPGLLDSILAATTSHVRF, from the coding sequence ATGCGCCTGCTACCGCATCCCGCCACCGAGGACATCGAGCTCACCGAGGTCCTGCGGGCGCTGGCCGACCCGGTCCGGCTGGAGATCGTCGTCCGGTTGTCCGTGGCGGGCGAGTTGACCTGCACCGTCGCCGGCGACGACCTCGGCGTGCACAAGTCGACGGCCTCACACCATTACCGGACCCTGCGCGAGGCGGGCGTGGTGCTCACCAAGCAGGAAGGCAGGCTCAAGTTCATGAGCCTGCGCCGCGACGACCTGGAGTCCCGCTTCCCTGGCCTGCTCGACTCGATCCTGGCCGCGACCACATCCCATGTCCGCTTCTGA
- a CDS encoding MFS transporter: MSARLFPLAVGNFAIGTGIFVTAGLLAPISADLAVSPSAAGQLMTVFALAYAVLSPLLAALTARLPRKRLLLLALGVFVLGNVLTAFAATYPLVLVTRVIAAAGAAMFTPTASGVANALTAPERRGRALALVMGGLSVSSAIGVPLGTWLGSAAGWRATLWLVVGLGVVGLVWVAVVVPELRIPASGRLKERFTPLGDRRVLAVLVTQLLAFAAAFTAYTYIGSLFDLPLPAVLWAWGLGGVVGNQLGGRLTDAYGPRKMIMVGLAASTVFMALIPVANLALPIALGWAFLWGALGWLVAPAQQFRTVAAVPDNVPIGLGLLSSAQYLGLFMAGLAGGAALDWYGRTGVIVLATAFGLVTLLFTMATYRETAISSRESAPVR, translated from the coding sequence ATGAGTGCGCGGCTCTTTCCGCTGGCTGTCGGAAATTTCGCGATCGGTACTGGCATATTCGTGACCGCCGGGCTCTTAGCGCCTATCTCGGCGGATTTGGCGGTTTCACCGTCGGCGGCGGGGCAATTGATGACGGTCTTCGCGCTGGCGTACGCGGTATTGTCGCCCCTGCTCGCCGCCCTGACCGCCCGCCTGCCGCGCAAGCGGTTGTTGCTCCTGGCCCTGGGCGTCTTCGTGCTGGGCAATGTGCTGACCGCGTTCGCCGCGACGTACCCGCTGGTCCTGGTCACCCGGGTGATCGCCGCCGCCGGGGCGGCCATGTTCACGCCGACCGCGTCGGGTGTGGCCAACGCGCTGACCGCGCCGGAGCGCCGCGGGCGCGCACTCGCGCTGGTCATGGGCGGATTGAGTGTTTCGTCGGCGATCGGGGTGCCGCTCGGCACGTGGCTGGGCTCGGCCGCCGGCTGGCGGGCCACGCTCTGGCTCGTGGTGGGACTCGGGGTGGTCGGGCTCGTCTGGGTGGCGGTCGTGGTGCCCGAGCTCAGGATTCCGGCGTCGGGGCGGCTGAAGGAGCGTTTCACGCCGCTGGGGGACCGGCGGGTGCTGGCGGTGCTGGTCACGCAGTTGCTGGCGTTCGCGGCCGCGTTCACCGCGTACACCTACATCGGGTCGCTGTTCGACCTGCCGCTGCCCGCTGTGTTGTGGGCATGGGGGCTGGGCGGGGTCGTCGGCAACCAGCTGGGCGGACGCCTCACCGACGCGTACGGGCCGCGTAAGATGATCATGGTGGGCCTGGCCGCGTCCACCGTGTTCATGGCCCTCATCCCCGTCGCGAACCTCGCGCTGCCGATCGCGCTCGGCTGGGCGTTCCTGTGGGGCGCGCTCGGCTGGCTGGTGGCGCCTGCCCAGCAGTTCAGGACCGTCGCCGCGGTTCCCGACAACGTGCCGATCGGGCTCGGGCTGCTGTCGTCCGCGCAGTACCTCGGGCTGTTCATGGCCGGGCTCGCCGGCGGCGCGGCGCTCGACTGGTACGGCAGGACGGGCGTGATCGTACTGGCCACCGCGTTCGGCCTGGTGACGCTGCTGTTCACGATGGCCACCTACCGCGAGACGGCGATCTCCTCCAGGGAGAGCGCACCCGTCAGATAA
- a CDS encoding FitA-like ribbon-helix-helix domain-containing protein translates to MPTLYVRDVPEPVVESLKKRAAEAGMSLSAYVASELADIAARPTNAEIVKRLKTQARSQGPSTADILEAVAEGRR, encoded by the coding sequence ATGCCAACCCTCTATGTTCGCGATGTCCCCGAGCCGGTCGTCGAGTCGTTGAAAAAGCGCGCCGCCGAAGCAGGCATGTCCCTGTCGGCTTACGTTGCCAGCGAACTAGCCGATATCGCCGCCCGTCCGACCAACGCGGAGATAGTCAAGCGGCTGAAGACGCAAGCTCGCTCTCAGGGGCCGTCGACGGCTGACATTCTCGAGGCCGTCGCAGAGGGCAGGCGATGA
- a CDS encoding NmrA family NAD(P)-binding protein, whose protein sequence is MTILVTSGTGKTGRRVADRLTALGLPVRIGSRSATPPFDWADRSTWPAALDGVSAVYLAYYPDAAFPGAYDDIKAFTEVAVRNGVRRLVLLSGRGEPEAQASEVTVQESGAEWTIVRCSWFMQNFSEDFLLEPLREGVVALPAADVPEPFVDVDDIADVAAAALSQDGHIGKLYELTGPRLLTFAHAAEELSQATGRKISFVRVTPEEYVATAVAHGLPQAEAESLSAMFTEILDGRNASVTDGVQQALGRPARDFADFARANAHVWKL, encoded by the coding sequence ATGACGATTTTGGTAACCAGCGGCACGGGAAAGACCGGCCGCCGCGTGGCCGACCGGCTCACCGCTCTCGGCCTGCCCGTACGCATCGGGTCCCGCTCCGCCACACCGCCCTTCGACTGGGCCGACCGCTCGACGTGGCCGGCCGCGCTCGACGGCGTCTCGGCCGTCTACCTCGCCTACTACCCCGACGCGGCCTTCCCCGGCGCCTACGACGACATCAAGGCGTTCACCGAGGTCGCGGTACGCAACGGGGTGCGGCGGCTGGTCCTGCTGTCGGGCCGGGGCGAGCCGGAGGCGCAGGCCAGCGAGGTGACCGTCCAGGAGTCGGGAGCGGAGTGGACGATCGTGCGCTGCAGCTGGTTCATGCAGAACTTCAGCGAGGACTTCCTGCTGGAGCCGCTGCGCGAGGGCGTCGTCGCGCTGCCCGCCGCCGACGTGCCCGAGCCGTTCGTGGACGTCGACGACATCGCCGACGTGGCCGCCGCAGCGCTCAGCCAGGACGGCCACATCGGCAAGCTGTATGAGCTGACCGGGCCGCGGCTGCTGACGTTCGCGCACGCCGCCGAGGAGCTGTCCCAGGCCACCGGCAGGAAGATTTCGTTCGTCCGGGTAACGCCGGAGGAGTACGTGGCCACGGCCGTCGCGCACGGCCTGCCCCAGGCGGAGGCTGAGAGCCTGTCCGCGATGTTCACCGAGATCCTCGACGGCCGCAACGCGAGCGTGACCGACGGCGTCCAGCAGGCGCTCGGCCGCCCTGCCCGCGACTTCGCCGACTTCGCCAGGGCCAACGCCCACGTCTGGAAGCTCTAG
- a CDS encoding AraC family transcriptional regulator translates to MDQLAALLDGPRARGAFLLRVILDSPWSLRIQDEAPLAATAVVRGQAWVVPDKGEPVRVGPGEVVINRGPEPYTVADDPGTAPQIVIHPGERCTTADGEPLAQAMDLGVRTWGDNPDGDTVMLTGAYTMEGEVSRRLLEALPPVIVQPGGPIAALLGAEIVKDEPGQEAVLDRLLDLLLIAVLRSWFAAHEAPAWYRAMSDPVVGKAMRMLHNNPAHPWTVAALAAEVGVSRASLARRFTELVGEPPMSFLTDWRLALAADLLREPDATIGSVARKVGYGSPFALSAAFKRVRGISPQEYRVRDATAGAVT, encoded by the coding sequence ATGGACCAGCTCGCGGCATTGCTCGACGGCCCACGCGCCCGTGGCGCCTTCCTGCTCCGCGTGATCCTCGATTCGCCCTGGTCGCTGCGCATCCAGGACGAGGCGCCGCTGGCGGCCACCGCGGTGGTGCGCGGGCAGGCGTGGGTGGTGCCCGACAAGGGCGAGCCGGTACGCGTCGGGCCGGGCGAGGTCGTGATCAACAGAGGGCCGGAGCCGTACACGGTGGCCGACGATCCCGGCACCGCGCCGCAGATCGTGATCCACCCAGGCGAGCGCTGCACCACAGCCGACGGCGAGCCGCTCGCGCAGGCCATGGACCTGGGCGTGCGGACGTGGGGCGACAACCCCGACGGCGACACCGTGATGCTGACCGGCGCCTACACAATGGAAGGCGAGGTCAGCAGGCGGCTACTGGAGGCACTGCCCCCAGTGATCGTCCAGCCCGGCGGGCCGATCGCCGCGCTGCTCGGCGCCGAGATCGTCAAGGACGAGCCGGGGCAGGAGGCGGTCCTGGACCGGCTGCTCGACCTGCTGCTCATCGCGGTGCTGCGGTCGTGGTTCGCCGCGCACGAGGCGCCGGCCTGGTACCGCGCCATGAGCGACCCGGTGGTCGGCAAGGCCATGCGGATGTTGCACAACAACCCCGCCCACCCCTGGACCGTCGCCGCCCTGGCCGCCGAGGTCGGCGTCTCCAGGGCATCGCTGGCCCGGCGCTTCACCGAGCTGGTCGGCGAGCCGCCGATGTCCTTCCTCACCGACTGGCGTCTCGCCCTGGCCGCCGACCTGCTGCGCGAGCCCGACGCCACGATCGGGTCCGTCGCGAGGAAGGTCGGGTACGGCAGCCCGTTCGCGCTCAGCGCGGCCTTCAAGCGGGTGCGGGGGATCAGCCCGCAGGAGTACCGCGTACGGGACGCGACGGCCGGAGCGGTGACGTGA
- a CDS encoding PspC domain-containing protein translates to MYRSREHRIIAGVCGGLADKMGLPPTLVRILWLLLSLIPGPLWVVYVVMWILIPEEPKGYRTA, encoded by the coding sequence ATGTACCGCTCACGAGAGCACAGGATCATCGCGGGAGTCTGCGGGGGCCTCGCCGACAAGATGGGCCTGCCGCCCACTCTCGTCCGGATCCTCTGGCTGCTTCTTTCCCTCATCCCCGGGCCGCTGTGGGTCGTCTACGTCGTCATGTGGATCCTCATCCCCGAGGAGCCCAAGGGCTACCGCACGGCGTAG
- a CDS encoding TetR/AcrR family transcriptional regulator encodes MADERGRRPGNPQTRDEILEAAIAAFLAKGYRDTTIRGVAREAGVDPALVMHFFGTKDGLFEAAINGSMPVALMMEALDGDEEHLAERLSRRYVELWEDPAHGPRMSAVLQAATATSAAADLLKHLMRQELLGPIARRLSSDHAEVRALLAASQLVGIAMLRYVLKVEPLASLPAGVVAAAVAPTLQRYLTGALSLEEIAVSR; translated from the coding sequence ATGGCCGACGAACGGGGCAGACGACCGGGGAACCCGCAGACGAGGGACGAGATCCTGGAGGCCGCGATCGCCGCCTTCCTCGCCAAGGGCTATCGCGACACCACGATCAGGGGCGTCGCACGGGAGGCAGGCGTCGACCCGGCGCTCGTGATGCACTTCTTCGGCACCAAGGACGGGCTGTTCGAAGCGGCGATCAACGGCAGCATGCCGGTCGCGCTGATGATGGAGGCCCTCGACGGCGACGAGGAGCACCTCGCCGAGCGGCTCTCCAGGAGATATGTGGAGCTCTGGGAGGATCCGGCGCACGGGCCGAGGATGTCGGCCGTGTTGCAGGCGGCCACCGCCACCTCGGCGGCGGCCGACCTGCTGAAGCACCTGATGCGCCAGGAGTTGCTCGGCCCCATCGCCCGGCGGCTGTCGAGCGACCACGCCGAGGTCCGGGCACTGCTCGCGGCCTCGCAACTGGTCGGCATCGCGATGCTCCGCTACGTCCTCAAGGTGGAGCCGCTGGCGTCGCTGCCCGCCGGCGTGGTCGCGGCCGCCGTCGCACCGACCCTCCAGCGTTATCTGACGGGTGCGCTCTCCCTGGAGGAGATCGCCGTCTCGCGGTAG
- a CDS encoding alpha/beta fold hydrolase: MTSEPKSHTLEVPGATLAYDVRESATSTAATLLMIGSPMDASGFASLAGHFQDRTVVTYDPRGIGRSRRTDGGAESTPEQHGDDLHRLITALGGGPVDIFASSGGAVNGLALVARHPEQVRMLVAHEPPAAQVLPDREQALGAVADIRQTYDRDGFGPAMAKFIAISSLRGPIPTDFADLPVPNPAGLGMPTEDDGSRDDVLFRQNLMTCTHYQHDFEALRAAPTRIVVGVGAESEGEMAHRAGVAVAERLGTKPVTFPSHHGGFLGGEFGYKGDPDAFAVTLRQVLEA, translated from the coding sequence ATGACGAGCGAGCCCAAGTCCCACACCCTAGAGGTCCCCGGTGCGACTCTCGCCTATGACGTACGGGAGTCCGCAACGAGCACCGCCGCGACGCTGTTGATGATCGGATCGCCGATGGACGCCAGCGGGTTCGCCAGCCTGGCCGGGCACTTCCAGGATCGTACGGTGGTGACCTATGACCCGCGAGGGATCGGCCGGAGCCGGCGGACCGACGGCGGCGCGGAGTCGACGCCTGAGCAGCACGGCGACGACCTGCATCGGCTGATCACCGCGCTCGGCGGCGGGCCGGTGGACATCTTCGCCAGCAGCGGGGGCGCCGTCAACGGACTGGCGCTGGTGGCCCGGCATCCGGAGCAGGTCCGCATGCTCGTGGCCCACGAGCCGCCGGCCGCCCAGGTCCTGCCGGACCGGGAGCAGGCACTGGGGGCGGTGGCGGACATCCGCCAGACGTACGACCGGGACGGCTTCGGACCGGCGATGGCGAAGTTCATCGCGATCAGCAGCCTGCGCGGCCCGATCCCAACCGATTTCGCCGATCTGCCCGTTCCGAACCCCGCCGGCCTCGGGATGCCGACGGAAGACGACGGTTCCCGCGACGACGTGCTGTTCCGGCAGAACCTCATGACCTGTACGCACTACCAGCACGACTTCGAGGCGCTCCGCGCGGCGCCGACCCGCATCGTCGTCGGCGTCGGAGCCGAATCGGAGGGCGAGATGGCCCACCGCGCCGGTGTGGCGGTCGCCGAACGGCTCGGCACGAAGCCCGTGACCTTCCCCAGCCACCACGGCGGCTTTCTCGGCGGCGAGTTCGGCTACAAGGGCGACCCGGACGCCTTCGCCGTCACGCTGCGCCAGGTGCTGGAGGCGTAG
- a CDS encoding HAD domain-containing protein: MKPLLLLDVDGVLNPMGRPTPDFRRYRCTIDGELYIVHLNPRHGRRLLDLALATGAELVWATTWGHHANDWIAPRIGLPSLPVIPVTPDFPPPPRSEYGELFKTPCVAAYAGQRPFVWFDDQIWAEDEEYLRVHRGLDDFLLIHVDPTRGLTSRHLGMAREWLTLTGFSQGS; encoded by the coding sequence GTGAAACCGCTGCTGCTGCTCGACGTGGACGGGGTCCTCAACCCCATGGGCCGGCCCACCCCCGACTTTCGCCGCTACCGGTGCACGATCGACGGCGAGCTCTACATCGTCCACCTCAACCCCAGGCACGGGCGCCGCCTCCTCGACCTGGCGCTGGCCACCGGGGCGGAGTTGGTCTGGGCGACCACCTGGGGGCACCACGCCAACGACTGGATCGCTCCCCGGATCGGCCTGCCCTCACTCCCGGTCATCCCCGTGACCCCGGACTTCCCGCCGCCCCCGAGGAGCGAGTACGGCGAACTGTTCAAAACCCCGTGCGTGGCGGCGTACGCCGGCCAACGCCCGTTCGTCTGGTTCGACGACCAGATCTGGGCGGAGGACGAGGAGTATCTCAGGGTGCATCGGGGTTTGGATGATTTCCTCCTCATCCACGTCGACCCGACACGTGGACTGACCAGCCGCCATCTGGGCATGGCACGAGAATGGCTGACCCTTACAGGGTTTTCTCAGGGTTCTTAG
- a CDS encoding RNA polymerase sigma factor, producing MPRKQAKIATDPVAFEAFYRRHVDAVTRFLARRVDDPHTVADLVAEVFVAVLDSAHTYRAELGTEIAWLYGVARKTISAERRRAYKQHQLTDRVSGRRPLDTDDVARLEERIDAERHARRAFEAIAGLPEGERAVLELVVIDQLTVTEAAQALGIRQGAAKVRLHRARRTLRNLPFVMDGAPG from the coding sequence GTGCCTCGCAAACAGGCGAAGATCGCCACAGATCCTGTGGCCTTCGAGGCCTTCTACCGACGGCACGTCGATGCGGTCACCCGTTTCCTCGCCCGTCGCGTCGACGACCCGCACACGGTCGCAGATCTCGTGGCCGAGGTGTTCGTGGCAGTGCTCGACTCCGCCCACACCTACCGGGCCGAGCTGGGCACCGAGATCGCGTGGCTCTACGGAGTGGCCCGCAAGACGATCTCAGCGGAGCGGCGGCGGGCGTACAAGCAGCACCAGCTGACGGATCGGGTGAGCGGGCGCCGCCCGCTGGACACCGACGACGTCGCCAGGCTCGAAGAGCGCATCGACGCCGAGCGGCATGCCAGGCGGGCCTTCGAGGCCATAGCCGGGTTGCCCGAGGGCGAACGCGCCGTGCTCGAGCTGGTCGTCATCGACCAGCTCACGGTCACGGAGGCGGCGCAGGCCCTCGGCATCCGGCAGGGGGCCGCCAAGGTACGGCTGCACCGCGCCCGCCGCACGCTGCGGAACCTGCCCTTCGTCATGGATGGAGCACCAGGATGA
- the lipB gene encoding lipoyl(octanoyl) transferase LipB — translation MRARPLTLIQDDLVDYDTAMERMTDLVGQRQRDERPDTLWLLSHPSVYTVGRRTPLTHLPDPTRGIPVVETGRGGQLTYHGPGQLVGYLIVKLGEDQGIVDYVREVELRLVEALGKLGLPAERRDTPPGSELLTGVWTVETGRKIISIGMRQSRGVTSHGFALNVDGDLTPWNWAIACGMPDVDMTSLKRELGTASMDEVRTAVAAAFEAS, via the coding sequence ATGAGGGCAAGGCCGCTGACACTCATTCAGGACGATCTCGTCGACTACGACACGGCGATGGAGCGCATGACCGACCTCGTCGGGCAGCGCCAGCGGGACGAGCGGCCGGACACGCTCTGGCTGCTCAGCCATCCGTCCGTCTACACCGTCGGCCGCCGCACGCCGCTCACCCACCTGCCCGACCCCACGCGCGGCATCCCGGTGGTCGAGACGGGGCGCGGCGGGCAGCTCACCTACCACGGCCCGGGCCAGCTCGTCGGCTACCTGATCGTCAAGCTGGGTGAGGACCAGGGCATCGTCGACTACGTGCGCGAGGTGGAGCTGCGGCTGGTGGAGGCGCTGGGCAAGCTTGGGCTACCGGCCGAGCGGCGCGACACCCCGCCGGGGTCCGAGCTGCTCACCGGCGTCTGGACCGTGGAAACCGGCCGCAAGATCATCTCGATCGGGATGCGGCAGAGCCGGGGCGTCACCAGCCACGGATTCGCGCTCAACGTGGACGGCGACCTGACGCCCTGGAACTGGGCGATCGCCTGCGGGATGCCGGACGTGGACATGACCTCGCTCAAGCGCGAGCTGGGCACGGCTTCCATGGACGAGGTCCGCACGGCCGTGGCCGCTGCCTTCGAGGCGTCCTGA
- a CDS encoding undecaprenyl-diphosphate phosphatase, translating into MIGWFEAVILGLIQGLTEFLPISSSAHIRVVSAFAGWQDPGAAFTAVIQIGTETAVIIYFRKEIWEIISTWTRSLWNKELRSHWAARMGWYVIVGTLPIGVLGLVLKDQIETVFRDLRLVGTTLIVFALILWFADRTARNKLTLEKHLSFTHAIVYGFAQALALIPGVSRSGGTTTAGLLLDYRREDAAKYSFLLAIPAVLASGIFELSEIGNGPAPAWGPTILATIISFIVGYLAVAWFLRYISTHRFTGFVIYRIVLGVFVIFAVSVDWIPPLG; encoded by the coding sequence GTGATCGGCTGGTTCGAAGCGGTGATTCTGGGGTTGATCCAAGGACTCACGGAGTTCTTGCCGATCTCCTCCAGCGCCCACATCCGGGTGGTCTCCGCTTTCGCCGGCTGGCAGGACCCGGGGGCGGCGTTCACGGCCGTCATCCAGATCGGCACCGAGACGGCCGTGATCATCTACTTCCGCAAGGAAATCTGGGAGATCATCTCCACCTGGACGCGGTCGTTGTGGAACAAGGAGCTGCGCAGCCATTGGGCGGCTCGCATGGGCTGGTATGTCATCGTCGGCACGCTCCCGATCGGCGTGCTCGGCCTGGTGCTGAAGGACCAGATCGAGACCGTCTTCCGCGACCTGCGCCTGGTGGGCACCACGCTGATCGTCTTCGCGCTCATCCTGTGGTTCGCCGACCGCACCGCCCGCAACAAGCTCACGCTGGAGAAGCACCTCAGCTTCACCCACGCCATCGTCTACGGCTTCGCCCAGGCCCTCGCGCTGATCCCCGGCGTGTCCCGCTCCGGCGGCACCACCACCGCCGGCCTGCTGCTCGACTACCGCCGCGAGGACGCGGCCAAATACTCCTTCCTGCTGGCCATCCCGGCCGTCCTGGCGTCGGGCATCTTCGAGCTCAGTGAGATCGGCAATGGACCGGCCCCGGCGTGGGGGCCGACCATCCTCGCCACGATCATCTCGTTCATCGTCGGCTATCTGGCGGTGGCCTGGTTCCTGCGGTACATCAGCACCCACCGCTTCACGGGCTTCGTGATCTACCGGATCGTGCTCGGGGTGTTCGTCATATTCGCGGTCTCCGTCGACTGGATCCCCCCACTGGGGTAA
- the hrpB gene encoding ATP-dependent helicase HrpB, translating to MSASDQLPIHDVLPELLGVLERHGTAVLTAPPGTGKTTVVPLALAEAGMRVLVAEPRRLAVRAAARRMGVSYTIRGERHTGANPMVEVVTTGVLLQRLQRDQELAGVDAVMLDECHERHLDADTALAFLLDVRDTLRPDLRLIATSATADAAPWSRLLGGPVVTATGAAYPVETVWAPSPRQVAPPHGLRVDPAFLSHVASVVRRAWAERDGDVLCFLPGVGEIAKVAAALSDVPEVLQVHGQAPAHVQDAVLSAGRARRVVLATSVAESSLTVPGVRVVVDSGLAREPRTDHARGLGSLTTVRVSKAAAAQRAGRAGREAPGTVYRCWTAADHERLADHPRPEIVLADLTGFALQAACWGDADASGLALLDPPPAAAMSAATRTLAELGALGPGSRVTDRGRRMALAGVHPRLARALLDLGPRAAEVVALLSEQLPRDAGDDLVEVWRTALRGGSGFAARWRREAQRLRRAATPSAGEVGGATAQDVLAGMAVALAFPERVARRRGGGYLMASGTRAELPEGSRLQTAQWLAIAVADRPTGSASARIRQAVAIDEDIARLAHPTTTDDEVEWRVPPGERRGDVSARRVERMGAIELSSTPLKDADVREAILYGLRTEDVLTWTKQAKDLRDRLAFCHRAIGAPWPSMDTLIDLADQWLEPELSRARRRADLERLDVAQALKRLIPWSERLEKVAPERIEVPSGSHIRVDYSGEQPVLAVKLQELFGWQETPEIAGVPVLVHLLSPAGRPVAVTADLASFWRDAYRSVRAELRGRYPKHPWPEDPLTAVPTNRTRK from the coding sequence ATGTCCGCTTCTGACCAGCTGCCCATCCACGACGTCCTGCCCGAGCTGCTCGGCGTGCTCGAGCGGCACGGCACCGCCGTGCTGACCGCACCGCCCGGCACGGGCAAGACGACGGTGGTGCCCCTAGCGCTGGCCGAGGCGGGGATGCGGGTGCTGGTGGCCGAGCCGCGGCGGCTGGCCGTACGCGCGGCGGCCCGGCGGATGGGCGTGAGCTACACGATCCGCGGTGAGCGCCACACGGGCGCGAACCCCATGGTGGAGGTGGTCACGACCGGCGTGCTGCTCCAGCGGCTCCAGCGGGACCAGGAACTGGCCGGGGTGGACGCGGTCATGCTGGACGAGTGCCACGAGCGGCACCTGGACGCGGACACGGCACTGGCGTTCCTGCTGGACGTGCGCGACACGCTCCGCCCCGACCTGCGCCTCATCGCCACCTCCGCCACCGCCGACGCCGCGCCCTGGTCCCGCCTGCTCGGCGGCCCCGTCGTGACGGCCACCGGGGCCGCGTATCCGGTCGAGACGGTGTGGGCCCCATCCCCGCGCCAGGTCGCCCCGCCGCACGGCCTGCGCGTGGATCCCGCGTTCCTGTCCCACGTGGCTTCCGTGGTCCGCCGCGCTTGGGCCGAACGCGACGGCGACGTGCTGTGCTTCCTTCCCGGGGTGGGCGAGATCGCCAAGGTGGCGGCGGCACTCTCCGACGTCCCGGAGGTGCTGCAGGTGCACGGCCAGGCCCCGGCCCACGTCCAGGACGCCGTCCTGTCGGCCGGGCGGGCGCGCCGGGTGGTCCTGGCCACCTCCGTCGCCGAGTCGAGCCTGACCGTTCCCGGCGTCCGGGTGGTCGTGGACTCGGGGCTGGCGCGCGAGCCGCGTACGGACCATGCCCGGGGTCTGGGGTCGCTCACCACGGTCAGGGTCTCCAAGGCTGCCGCGGCCCAGCGGGCGGGCCGGGCGGGCCGGGAGGCCCCTGGCACGGTGTATCGATGCTGGACCGCCGCCGACCACGAGCGCCTGGCCGACCATCCGCGCCCTGAGATCGTGCTCGCGGACCTGACCGGGTTCGCGTTGCAGGCGGCCTGCTGGGGTGACGCCGACGCCTCCGGCCTGGCGCTCCTGGACCCGCCACCGGCCGCCGCGATGTCCGCCGCCACCCGCACCCTGGCGGAGCTCGGTGCCCTCGGTCCTGGATCCCGGGTGACGGACCGCGGGCGGCGGATGGCACTCGCGGGTGTGCACCCTCGCCTGGCCAGGGCGCTGCTGGATCTGGGCCCGCGCGCCGCCGAGGTCGTGGCCCTGCTGTCCGAGCAGTTGCCGCGCGACGCGGGGGACGACCTGGTGGAGGTCTGGCGCACGGCTCTCCGTGGCGGATCCGGCTTCGCCGCACGCTGGCGCCGGGAGGCTCAGCGTCTCCGCAGAGCGGCCACCCCATCGGCCGGCGAGGTCGGCGGCGCAACCGCGCAAGACGTGCTGGCCGGGATGGCCGTGGCGCTGGCGTTTCCCGAGCGGGTGGCGCGGCGGCGTGGCGGCGGCTATCTCATGGCGTCCGGCACCCGGGCCGAGCTCCCCGAGGGCTCACGGCTGCAGACCGCGCAGTGGCTGGCCATCGCGGTCGCCGACCGCCCCACCGGATCGGCGTCGGCCCGCATCAGGCAGGCGGTCGCGATCGACGAGGACATCGCCAGGCTGGCGCACCCCACCACGACAGATGACGAGGTCGAGTGGCGGGTCCCGCCGGGCGAGCGTCGCGGCGACGTCTCCGCCCGCAGGGTCGAGCGCATGGGCGCCATCGAGCTGTCCTCGACCCCGCTCAAGGACGCCGACGTCCGCGAGGCCATCCTGTACGGCCTCCGCACCGAGGACGTCCTGACCTGGACGAAACAGGCCAAGGACCTCAGGGACCGCCTGGCCTTCTGCCACCGCGCGATCGGCGCCCCGTGGCCCTCGATGGACACGCTCATCGACCTGGCCGACCAATGGCTGGAACCCGAGCTGTCGAGAGCCCGCCGCCGCGCCGACCTGGAACGCCTCGACGTCGCCCAGGCGCTCAAGCGCCTGATCCCGTGGAGCGAACGCCTGGAAAAGGTCGCCCCCGAGCGCATCGAGGTGCCCAGCGGCTCCCACATCCGTGTGGACTACTCGGGCGAGCAGCCGGTGCTGGCGGTGAAGCTGCAGGAGCTGTTCGGCTGGCAGGAAACGCCGGAGATCGCGGGCGTGCCGGTCCTGGTGCATCTGCTCTCCCCGGCGGGCCGGCCGGTGGCAGTCACCGCGGACCTGGCGTCGTTCTGGCGGGACGCCTACCGTTCCGTACGCGCCGAACTCCGCGGCCGCTACCCCAAGCACCCCTGGCCGGAGGACCCGCTGACGGCCGTCCCCACGAACCGGACCCGCAAATGA